From Daucus carota subsp. sativus chromosome 6, DH1 v3.0, whole genome shotgun sequence, the proteins below share one genomic window:
- the LOC108226919 gene encoding mitochondrial-processing peptidase subunit alpha, translating into MSLRRICRAYHQGRDDMTLWRFVGSRSRSDVVGETCLTTLNNGLKIVSQSSQREDARVALVIQCGTMYEGKEKFGATELVKRMAFYSTYKRSSGQIELDLEKIGGCKSCSTSRDHMIYTIKGRKFDLPLMVDLLVDNVRNPVFFELEVQQKIQGMAEASCEPRYLLLDALHAAGYIGALANPVIAPKSTLDRLNATTALQFVTGNFTASRMVLAASGVDHKELVKYVEPLVIDMPSVLLPKEAPSVYVGGQRHISADSELTYIALAFELPGGWQQLKHAITLMVLQILLGGFQSGGGVDGRGKGLHSWPYVRVLNKYPAVESYTTFSSIYSDTGLFGIIVSTESKSIPQAVDVAVKELICVTKPSGIVRKELKDAKLATKGEIMKNLESGVVELESMAKQVLMYGERIPLDQILETIDKISREDVAYVAQKLISSPLAMASLGEDFHVPAYESLSRLFHVK; encoded by the exons GGACGTGACGACATGACATTATGGAGGTTCGTAGGTTCCCGATCTCGTAGTGACGTGGTCGGCGAAACTTGCCTAACAACTTTAAATAATGGCCTGAAAATAGTGTCACAATCATCTCAg AGGGAGGATGCAAGAGTTGCACTTGTCATTCAGTGTGGCACAATGTATGAAGGCAAGGAGAAATTTGGTGCTACTGAGCTGGTGAAACGGATGGCTTTTTACAGCACGTACAAGCGTTCCAGTGGTCAGATTGAACTGGATCTTGAAAAAATTGGTGgctgcaaatcatgttctacatCTAGAGATCACATGATTTACACCATCAAAGGTCGGAAGTTTGACCTGCCCCTTATGGTTGACTTGCTAGTTGACAATGTTCGGAATCCAGTGTTCTTTGAGCTGGAAGTTCAACAAAAG ATTCAAGGGATGGCTGAAGCATCATGCGAGCCTAGATATTTGTTGTTAGATGCCCTACATGCTGCTGGCTATATTGGTGCACTAGCTAATCCAGTTATTGCCCCGAAATCTACGCTTGACAGGCTCAATGCCACAACAGCCCTGCAGTTTGTAACT GGAAATTTTACTGCTTCCCGAATGGTGCTTGCTGCATCAGGAGTTGACCATAAGGAGCTAGTAAAATATGTCGAACCTCTTGTTATTGATATGCCTAGCGTGTTACTACCAAAGGAGGCACCATCAGTATATGTTGGAGGTCAAAGGCATATAAGTGCCGATTCTGAG CTTACCTATATTGCTCTTGCATTTGAACTTCCTGGGGGCTGGCAGCAACTGAAACATGCTATCACCCTCATGGTTCTTCAG ATATTATTGGGTGGCTTCCAATCTGGAGGTGGCGTTGATGGCCGAGGGAAAGGGCTGCACTCATGGCCTT ATGTTCGTGTGTTGAACAAATATCCAGCTGTCGAGTCATATACCACTTTCAGCTCTATTTATAGTGATACTGGCTTATTTGGAATCATAGTTTCCACA GAATCCAAATCTATACCACAGGCTGTTGATGTTGCAGTCAAGGAACTGATTTGTGTTACCAAACCTTCCGGAA TTGTCCGAAAAGAGCTAAAAGATGCCAAACTGGCAACCAAAGGTGAAATAATGAAGAATTTAGAATCTGGA GTGGTTGAATTGGAATCCATGGCTAAACAAGTTTTGATGTATGGAGAGAG GATACCCCTGGACCAAATTTTGGAAACGATTGATAAAATTTCGCGTGAGGATGTTGCCTATGTTGCACAAAAGCTCATCTCTTCTCCTTTAGCAATGGCATCCCTAGGGGAAG ATTTTCATGTGCCAGCTTATGAATCACTGAGCAGGTTGTTTCATGTGAAGTGA